DNA sequence from the Chitinivorax sp. PXF-14 genome:
CAGCGCATCGATGCCGCAGGTCATGACCAGGTGCCCAGGGGCAAAGCGTGCTTGCGACGCCACGTTGAGAACTGCGAGTGTCATGGTTTTCTCCTTCAGGAAAATGAGAGGGCCACGGCACCCGGCGGGGCAACATGACCCCGGTGGGTGGATGAAAGGGACGGCGAACCGTCAGGGAAGAACGATCAGCGAATGGTCAACACCTCGCCGCAGGTCGACGAGCCCGGCGTCATGTCCCAGGCACGGATGACCGGCACGAACTTGTCGGTCAGGATGCGCGTCTCGGCCACGGAGCCGTCGTCGCGCTCGGTGTATTCCGTCTGCAAGGTCTTCTCCTTGTGGGTGTCGCCCTTGACGACGAGCACACGGCCCGTCTTGGACTTCACCACGCCGGAGATCGCGCCTGCGGCCAAGGCCAGAGCGAGATGCCAGTGAGACAAGGCCCGCGCCGGAGGCCGCAGCGACTGCTGCGCGGCACCCAGGTGCGTGTCGAGCGTCGGCCAGAGCCCTTGCAGCCGGCCGACTTCATCGGCGAATTGCTCGGGCTCCATCGTCACGCGGTAGAAATGCTCCGGCTCGGCCGGGCTGGCAGGCACCGTGTACGGCAGGAACGGCCATTCGCTTGGCAGTTCCTCCGCTTCGGCATCGCCTTGCCCGATCTGCAGCAGCAGCGCGCGCGTGGCCTTCACCGAATCCGATGCCTGGTCGCGCAGGCGAACCTTGCGACCGAAGATCACGACCTGCTTGAACTGCGCTTCCACTGCGCGGTAGATGCGCAGCTCGGCGAAGTGCCGGGTCAGCCAGCCGACCAGCTCGGCGTCGAGCACGTAGTGCGGAACGATGTAGACCAGCACGCCGCCGTACTGCAGCAGCGGGAGCGCCTTCTGATAGAACAGCTTCTCCAACCTGGCACGGCCCTGGCCCTGGTAGCCGACGTTGCCGTTGGCATCCTTGGCCAGGTCTCCATACGGCGGGTTAAGCCACAGTAGGCCGAAGCTCTGCCGGCTGATCAGCGTGTCCATTAGGTCGCCGTGGATGCAGCGATCGACCAGTTGCCGGGCATGGCGCGCGCGCTCGGCGTCGTACTCGACGGCGAAGGCCTGGACCCGTCCGCGCCCGAGGGCGTGGGCGGCTTCGGCGATCGCCACGCCTTCGCCGGCGCAGGGATCGAGGATGCACAGCGGCCCGGCCGAGGAATCGGGGGGCGCCAATGCGGCGAGTGCTCTTTCGAGCGTGGGTTCATCCGTGGGGAAGTACCCGTTCTTCACGAAGTTGCGGGCAAGCCGCGGGAACATGAGGGCCATAGGAGTCTCCTGGCAGTAGATGAATTGAAGGGCTGCGGACACGCGGGGCGCGCGTGTCCGGTGCAAGAACCTCAAGCCACCGCTTCAAGCGGTTGTGCCGAAGGGATGCGGCTGGCGGACGTGTCGGCGACGAGCGCGCCGCTGCGGATCAGGCCACCCAGCACCTGAGTCAGCGTCGGCACGTCGATGGCGAGCCGGTGGCCTTCTAGCGGCCCGAGGGCGAACGGCAGACGCGTCAGCATCGACTTCGCCTGCAGCAGTTCCAGCACGGGTTCGCGCCAGGGATCGAGAAGCGGCAGCGGGCAGGTATCCCGCACCAGCTTCCACAGCCGGTCGAGCCGGTGTGTGGAATCGCGAGGCAGGAGCGCCAGCGCGCTGGCGTTGGCCTTGTCGGGCTTGACGCAGCGCCGATCGAACAGCCAGATGTTGGTCAGCGAGCCGAACAGCGTGCGCCGATAGGCGCGTGCGCTGCGCTTGTCCAGGTTCTCGACGTTACCGACGAAGACCGGGACGCTCGCGCCCTGCTCGGTGATGATGTGGAACTGATCCAGTCCCTGTTCGTCCCGGCCCAGGGTGAGGCGGGCCAGGAATTCCTGGACGGCGGTGTCGCGCGCCCAGAGGGAGATGAAGACCAGGTTGCCGTTCTCGTCACCGACGACGCCATCGGCCATCAGGTCGGGGCACTCGTCGATGCGATAGAGCGTCTTGGGGGAAGAAGGTGCAGGCATGGTGATGTCCTCGAAGTGAGCGGAGACAGCACCACCCGCGAGGGCAATCACTGCCCCTGGGGGATGGAAGAGAACGCGGTAAGCGTCGTGGCGAAGAATCAGAACGTGCGTCGCAACGCACCGTAGCCTTGAAGGTCTGGGCTACCTGGGCATGTTGTCGGCAACGCCGACGGACATGGGCCATAGCCTGCGCCAAGAGGTGCGTGCCGCGTGAGCCGAAAACCGACCTGGCACGCAACCCTGTTTTCCTTGACGCTTGCGCCGCCGGCAAAGAAAAAGCGGATCGTGCCGCGAGGACACGATCCGCTTTTCGGTCAGGCTTTGAGCTGACGCAGGCCATCCGCGAGCAGCCACAGCGCCCGGTTGAGCCGGACGTTCTGGTCGATGCCCTGGACGGGTCGCGTGCGCTGCTGGCGCCCGTTGGCGGCGCGGCCGTTCAGGCCGCCCTTGACCAGGTTTTCCTGGACCCGGTTGAAGACCGACCACAGATCGGCGCGGTTGTCGTCGAAACGGCGGGGCCGCAGGATCTGGGTCTCGGTAATGGGCAAGGCCTTGCCCGAATCGTCGTACTTCAAGGTCAGCGCCGACCTGGCGAAGACTTCGGCCTCGCCGTTGTCCAGCGTAATGCCCCGCATGGCGTCGCGCGAGTCCTGCACGCGCTCGAAGCCGTGCAGCACCTCGTAGGCGCCTTCGATCACGTGATCGGTGACGTTGCCCTTATGGGGCACCCGCACGTCGGCGAAGGTATCGCCGCACACCAGGCCGTTGTGGCAGACGAAGCGGAACATGCCCGCGAGCATCTGGTAGCTGCTGCTGCCGTCGTGCGAGTTGAGCAGGATGATCTCGTTCGCCTCGGCGCCGTTGATCTGGCTGGCGTGGCGAAGGCGCAGCATGTGCTTGGTGTAGTCGCGGCGATCCTCGTGTCGCACGCGGGTCTGGCACACCATGAACGGCTGGAAACCCTCCTTGCGAAGTTCGGTCAGCACAGCCGCCGTGGGGATGTAGCTGTACCGTTCGGATCGGCTTTCGTGCGGGTTGTCCGCGAAGATGGACGGGACCACGGTGCGAATCTGATCGTCCGACAGCGGATGGTCGGCGCGCAGCACCGGGGAACGAGAAGCGAAGCGGGATGCGAGTTGCATGATGATCTCCTTGCGGAATGGAGCAATCGGCATCCAGCGGCCGAGGCCGGATGCGCGCGATTGCGTGGGACGAAGAAAAGCCCTGCTGAACAGGGCCTGGGGAAAGGGATGAAGCAGCGCGCGCTGCGTGAAGGCCGGCCTACGGAGTCGGAGCCGGCTCCCACCCGCGGGTCTGCGGGTTGAAGCACAGTGCTTCCTGGCCTTTGGTGATCGGCGTGAAGCCTTCTAGAAAGACGTGGCGCAGGTACAGCGTGCGGTAGGTCAATGCCTGCCACGCCTGTTCTTCGCTGAGGCCGTTGGCGATGAAGTGCTCGCGCAGCTCGTCGTCGTCGGAAACCTCGTTGTTGGCCAACTGGTCTTCGACGAAGCGCAGCAGCTCGGTCGGCAAGGACGACAGGATGGTGTCCATGTGCGCCTCACTCGGTGACTGCACCGGCGGCCGCGTTGTACGTCGGCCGCTGCTGGTGGAAGGCATGCACCCGTGCGCGCCAGGTGGCGCACCGCTGAGGCGCCATGTCGAGATAGCGCAGCGGGCACGAGTAGTAGTACGGGTGCTCGGCCTCGACCAGGGATTTGTAGCCCCATTCGCGGCCCTCGCTTTCCAGCAGATGGCAGCCGATCAAGGTGGCCGACTCTTCGGGTGCGAGACCCAGGATGCCGGCCTGCTTGGCGGTGACGCGCACCACCGTCCAGAGCACGTTGCCGACCAGCGTGTGGTCGATGACCTCATTGCGCGACCGCTCGGTTTCCTCTGTCGCGGTCAGCTCGCGGATCAACTGATCGCGCGTCATACGAACAAATGTCCAGCCCATGGAATGACTCCTGTGAGAAAGGGCCGGAGTCCTCCCGCCAGGGAAGGAACCCCGGCGGGTGGTGGAAAGCCGCAGGAACGCGGCGTGGAACGGCGGTCGGATCAGACCCTGGCGAGGTGCCAGTCCTGGGACAGCGGAGCGAACTCGTAGCCCAGGTCGCCGAGGCGGTCGCGCTGCTGACGCAGCACGCGCCGATCCACGGTGGCATCGAGCTTGACGACGTCGCCCAGCGGCCAGAGTGCGCCGAACAGCGCCGCGTCGTCGCCGTCTTCCTCATGGGCCGAAGCCTCGGCAGACGCAGCAGCCGGTTCGCTGCCGAACGGCGTGGTGTCGACCAGCGGGTCGCGCGAACTGCGTGCCTTCTTCCGGCCGGCCGCCTTGGGGGCGGTCGTCGGCGTCGGCGTAGCGGTCTGCGTTTCCTCGTCGATCGGATCGACTTCCTGCGGACTCAGCCGGCTGGCATCGTCACGGCTCAGGGCATCGATGGCTGACAAGGTCATCCCGCCCAGCAGGGCGCGAATCTCGATGACCATGCGGCCGTTGGCGGTGTATGTGGACGGGCGAATCTCCGCGATGGCGAAATCGCCCTCGTACTTGCCTTCGGCGTACTGGTCGAGTTCGGCGTTCTTCACGACGAACTCGCCGATGGAGGTCGCGAGGCGGCCGACGTTGAAGTCGCCGTTGCGGCCGTGGATAGTCTTGATGGCCAGTTGGCCGGGAATGGTGATCATGAAGAACTCCTGCGGACGAAGCTGCGATCACGCATGCGGCCGTCACGAAGACGGTCGCATACGCACGCGAGTGAGATGAAGACAAGACCCCGGGGGAAATGGGGCCTTGCGGATCAGAACGACTCGGCAACTTCCAATGCGGGAGCATCGGCAGTGGCTTCATCGGCAGCTTCGGCGGCGGGCTCGGACGCTGCGGCTTGCGGTTCAGCGGAAGTCGCGGGGACATCCGTGTCGCGCACGTCGCGTTCGTCGCGGTCATCGGTCGGCTTGGGCTCGGCCTTGTAGACGAGCTTGCCGTCGACCTTGATCCAACTGACGAACAGCAGGCGGGCCTTGAGGCTCACCCCCTGCTCGCCGGCACGCTTGCCCTTGGAGTAGGTGAAGGTGTCGGTCCACAGGTCACCCAGGCGGAAGCCGATCATCACCTTCTTCTCGGCATCGACCGCTTGGATGCAGCGGCGCACTAGGTGCTGCGCTTCTGAGCCAGAGACGCGCGTGTCGAAACGCACGTAGGCAACGTCATCGCTGGGGCCGTTGAGCGCCGCGATGTCGCAGGCCAGGAAAGTATCGCCTTTCTTGGGCTTCACTTCGCGGATGCGATTGAGGTACCCGAGGCCGGTGATGTGCAGGTCGAAGAAGGACTTGTCGGTGGAAGTGGTCATGGTGAATCTCCTGAGAACAAAGAGGCGGAGACACACCCGACCCAAGGCGGGGAAGGTGTGGAACCCCCGCGTGGGTTGAAGGGACAGCTTGGGTGGCATCACCATCGGGAGAACCGATGGCCGTTCGCGCTTGGATGCCGGAGCGAACTGGTTGATCAGCGCGGTCGGAACCGCGTCGCAGCCTTGAAGATCGAGACTGCCTGGGCATGCTGCTGACGGGTGTCAGCGGAACATGGCGACAGCGTGGCGCCGGACGCGCGCCCGCGCGAGCGGCAATCGGCACCGGCGGCTGTCCGCATTGGCGACCTGTGCCAGGCTCGCCGCTACGGCGCCTCCCACAGCAGCTTGGGCATGCGCAGCGCCTCGGGGGTGTCCTGCCGCGGCCGGCGCGCACGGTTCCAGTTCCCACCACCGCGCTGTCCGACCAGGCGCCAGCCGGCCGCCCGCAGGCTGGCGCCGCCCTCGGCTGGCAGCGTGTAGGTGATGAGACGTATGTAGCCCAACGCGCGTGCCGCGCGGTCGGCGGCCGCATAGAGCTTGCTGCAGGCGTTGGGCGTGCCATCGGTGCACAGCCGCGTGACTTCGAGCATCCAGCCGTCATCGAGGTGCCGGGCCACCGGGCGGCCCACGATCACCACGCCGACGATGCGGCTTGGCACCGCATCGCCGTCGGTCAGCGCGACCGCCAGGCTGAACTTGCCGCCCTGCACAGGCCGGTGATGCCGGTGGTGTTCCAGCACGAAGGCGTTGGCCACACGCAGCGACAGTGGCATCACGTTGAGACGCGACGATACGGCCCGCGCTTCAATCGCCGCAGAAACAAGCGATGGATTCTTCGACGGCATCGAACAGGTCGCGCTGGTCGGCCGCGAAGCGCGCCAGGTCGGCGTAGCTCGGGCCATCGTTGCGGAAACGCGCGCCACTCGGGCGGCTGGCGAGGTTCAGCGATTCCATGCGTACCCACCACACGGCCGCCTCCGGCCTGGCCTTGATGAGCGCCAGGCGCTAGCCGTGGGGTTTGAGAAAACACAGGTCGCAGTTGCCTTCGAGCGTGCGCCCGTTGACCGTCAGCAGGTCCAGATCGAAGGGCTGCGCCTGCCAGAAGGCGGACACGTCGCGCACGGTCACGCCGGCCTCGGCCAGCGGCATGCACATCGTCTCGTGGGTGGATTCGGTGGAGTGGCCGCGCGCCCTGATCTTGGCGACCCGGCGCTGTTCGTCGGCGCGGATACCGATGAACTGGTCCCAATCGGTCCAGCCCTGCTGCCGCAGGAAGCGGTGCATCGGCCTGATCTTGAGCAATGTCGTGCACCCTCTCGCCACGGGGTTGGGCAGGTACTGCCGCTTGCGGATCAGCATCTCGAAGGGCTCGCCCGCGCGGCTGGCGGTGTCGAAGTCCACCACCACGAAGCCCGGTTCCGCTGGCCGGTACTCCAACCAATGAATGGGCACCTGCCAGTGTTCGGCGCAGTCGCGTACGAAGCGCAAGGTGGCGTCCACTTCCTTGCCCGTATTGGCGAAGCACACCACGACATCCGCGGGCAGGCCGCCATGGGCGTGCAGCACGCGCCAGAGCATGTACGCGCTGGTGCGACCGCCGCTGAAACTGATGCAGGTCGGTTACTCGATCTTGAACGGGTCTCGCATGCGTGCGTCTCCAGGCGGTGGCGCCGGCGATGGCCGGCGTGAGTGGCCCGAGTCGGGCTGGAGACGATCGCGTGCATGCGGCCATGAGCCGCGGCACCAGAGAAAGAGAAGCCCCCGCGAGGGGGCTGGGAAGCAGGACGATCAGTGACCGGCTGGCGCAGCGGATACGGGCTGCATCGACAGGTGCGTAGCCGTGGCCGACACTTCGAGGTCGTCCTCGCTATGCAGGATGCGGGCGAACACCCGTTCCTGCAGGTCGAAGAACTCGCCGAAGTCGTCGCCGCCGAACTCGGCGCGCGTCAGCTCCCACCAGTCGTCGAACGCATCGACGTCGGGGTTGCAGCCCACGGCGTAGGCGATGGTCTTGCGCCGCCCATCGGGCCGGCTCTCGCCGCGCTCGGCCATGAAGTACACGCCCTGGTCCTTGACCAGGATGACGCGGCACTGGTTGGCCGCTGCCTCGGCGAGCACGGGCCGAAGCTCGGTACCTTTGAATCGAACAGTCATGGAAGTGATCTCCAACGGAGGTAGGGGAAGAAGGCTTCCCGCCGCGAGGGCGGGAAGCCGCTTGGGGACGTGAGGGGCTCAGTGCTGGACGGGCTTGCGACCGGACAGGCACTGCACGCGGATGAGGCGCCAGCTCCCGTCGTCGATCAGTCGCTCCAGAACCTGGCCCAAGGTGTCGAAGAACACTTCATCGACCCGCTCGACCAGTTCGCCGTCGCGGTGCAGTTCCACCGCGTAGGTGTCGAGGCCGCGTTCGTAGAGCACGGTGACGCGTCCCTGGAACTTCGCCGAGGCGACGGTGAAGCCGATGGCCGGCGGCGTGGCGATGATGTTGCTGGGGCTCGGATCGAACACCGTGAAGTCCCGCGCGCCGGCATCCACCAGCAGGTGCGTGATGCGCCGGAAGCCATCGGGTGCGGGCAACTGCTCCAGTTGGTGGATCAGTTCCTGCAACTCGGGGCACTGCGGCTCGGCGATCGGCAGCTTGGCCGGCGCCGAACCCAGGATGAGTCGCTTCACCGTGTACGGCTGGCCGTCGGCGGTGAACTCGGTGCTCTCCTCGGGCGTGTCCGCGCGCAGGCCGTCGAAGCGGCGCCGCGCATAAGGTTCGACCTGCACCTTGGCGCCCTCGTCGGGCACGTCGGTGACGAGCGCCCTGTCGAGCACCGCGAACTCGGCCCGCCCCGTCTTGACGACGATGGCCTCGTCGGTGGTGGCGATGACCTTGCCCTCGAAGGGCTTGGGGTCGATGTGAAAGCCCAGCGTCGAAACCTTGGGCTGGCCGTCGAAGATGTTGAACTTGAAGCTGCGGACGTTGGAAGGCACGTGGCCGCGAACCAGTGTCGGCATCTGTGCGCGGATGGCTTGGGTATCCATTGGGAGGCTCCTTGTGGCAATCCAAGGAACTTCCGCCCGCAAGGGAGGCATGTCCCTTGGGGGTGAGGTGGATGGACGCGACATGCGCCCCGGAGAAGGAAAAACAACCAGCACGGCGAACCGCGCCGCAGCCTCGAAGGTCTCGACTGCCTGGGCATGCTTGCCGGCAACGCCAGCGAACATGCGAGCAGCGTGCGTCAGGCACAGGGCCAACGTCGCGGGGGAATCGGCATTGCACCGCCACCGGCTTCGTCCAGAAATGAAACGAGCCCCGCATGGGGGCTCGAAATGGGTGTCACTCGTCGTAGATTGGCAGTCCGTCCAGCACCGGCGCATCGGCATCGAAAACCAGCATGCGCACGTCCGCGAGCGCGGCCAGATGCAGCACGTGCACCAGCGATTCCGGCATGCCCTTCTTGCGATGCTCTTGCATCAGCCGCTGGGCCGTGATGCCTTCGACCGCGCGCAGGTTCTCGTCGGTCCAGGGCGTTGCGATCACCTTCAACCCGATGGCCGGGCTGTACGGGATGCGGAAGGCGACGAACAGGAACAGCGTCGGCGTGGCGATGTCGGCCATCTCGGCGAGGAAGCGATGCGCCTCGGCGTCGAGGTGCGCGCTGCTGATTTCCCAGCACCGGCTGTAATAGCCGGTCTCGAAGCTCAGGCGCTGCACCACCTCACGGGCCGCTTCCTCGGAGTAAGTATCGCCCACGTGCAGCGGCTTGCCGCCTTCCTCGGCCATCACGGCGTAGACCACGTTGCGGGCGAGTCCGTGGCTGCGGCATTGCGCCTGCAGCTCGTCGGGGACAGCCTGGTCCTCGGTGATCAGCGCGAATTCGTCCGAGAAGGTGCAGCTTCGTCGTTCGACCAGGCTGTCCGGCAGATTCGACTGCGAGGGGTGCAGTGGCAGGTAGGTCAGCGGGCAGTCGTCGTTGTAGGAGATAGCGAGCAGCCGCTGGACGGACAGGCCGTCGTAGCCGCGGACAAAGGGATTGTTGTTCGAGTAGGACATGGGATTTCTCCAGCAGAGGATGGCCGAGGCAGTCCCCTGCTGGGGATTGAACCCCAACGAGTGGATGAAGTGGCAGCCGGTCGGCCGGAAACGCGCATGGCGGCGCGCCCAGCAACCGACAAAGAAATCGAGGGACACGGCCTCGTGCGGAGGCGCATGTCCCTCGTGGGGTCGGAGGAAGAGAAGATCGTCGGTGTGCCGAAGCGGCTCACCAGCCGTTGTAGTTCAGCGTCAGATCGGCGATGACCTTGCGCCGTTCCAGGTCGAGGCCGCCCAGGTCGGACAGCCCCTCGAAGCCGCAACGCTTGAGCATCGCGCCGCCCTCGCGGGCGTTGTAGAAACTCACCATCGCGGACAGGAACATCCGCTGGCCGCTGCTCAGGACGCCGAGGGCGTCGTTGAGCATCAGCAGCTGCGGCCGCAGATCCCACTTGGTGGTGGCACGCTGCAGGCCTTCGCGGGTGCCGTCGCCGAACCATTCGGCTCCGGCGATGTGGACGCCGCGTTTCCACGCCTCGAAGAAGGCTTGGGGCGCGGCGGCGAAGTGCTGGTGTTCCAGCTCGATCTGATCAAGTACCTCTTGAGGCAGGGCACGGTTCATGACATGGGCTCCAGGTGGTTGGAATCACGGGTTGATGCGCTGCTGCCAGCGGCCCGTTTGCAGGGCGTGCTCGGCGGCGTGGTGCGAGCGGAAGTAGCTGACCGACTCGCGCGAGACCGGGCCGTCCGCATCGGCGGTTCCGATGTAGTGGCCGGCCGCGCTGCACAGCACCTGCAGGGGCAGGCGCTTGCCGACGTAGGCCAGGGCCTGGTAGCCGATGGATTCGGCGCGGGCCTGTTCAGCACTCAAAGGTGCCGATGCGAGCGCAAGGAACATGGGTTTCTCCTGGTGGTTGAAGACCGGGAGCACCACGCCCTGACGGGAGCGGATACCTCCCGAAGGGTTGAACATCGAAAGCACCCGCGTCGTGGCGACGCGCGTCCGCGGTGGTCGGTGCGAAGCGGACTGGATCGGTCAACGCGGCGAACCGCATTGCAGCCTTGAAGACCGGGGCTGCCAGGGCATGGTGCTGACGACCGTCAGCGACACATGCGGGAAGGATGGAAGCGTGGCAGCGCGCCGTCACCGATCAAACGG
Encoded proteins:
- a CDS encoding DUF6094 domain-containing protein: MALMFPRLARNFVKNGYFPTDEPTLERALAALAPPDSSAGPLCILDPCAGEGVAIAEAAHALGRGRVQAFAVEYDAERARHARQLVDRCIHGDLMDTLISRQSFGLLWLNPPYGDLAKDANGNVGYQGQGRARLEKLFYQKALPLLQYGGVLVYIVPHYVLDAELVGWLTRHFAELRIYRAVEAQFKQVVIFGRKVRLRDQASDSVKATRALLLQIGQGDAEAEELPSEWPFLPYTVPASPAEPEHFYRVTMEPEQFADEVGRLQGLWPTLDTHLGAAQQSLRPPARALSHWHLALALAAGAISGVVKSKTGRVLVVKGDTHKEKTLQTEYTERDDGSVAETRILTDKFVPVIRAWDMTPGSSTCGEVLTIR
- a CDS encoding DUF932 domain-containing protein; the protein is MQLASRFASRSPVLRADHPLSDDQIRTVVPSIFADNPHESRSERYSYIPTAAVLTELRKEGFQPFMVCQTRVRHEDRRDYTKHMLRLRHASQINGAEANEIILLNSHDGSSSYQMLAGMFRFVCHNGLVCGDTFADVRVPHKGNVTDHVIEGAYEVLHGFERVQDSRDAMRGITLDNGEAEVFARSALTLKYDDSGKALPITETQILRPRRFDDNRADLWSVFNRVQENLVKGGLNGRAANGRQQRTRPVQGIDQNVRLNRALWLLADGLRQLKA
- a CDS encoding DUF3275 family protein, yielding MITIPGQLAIKTIHGRNGDFNVGRLATSIGEFVVKNAELDQYAEGKYEGDFAIAEIRPSTYTANGRMVIEIRALLGGMTLSAIDALSRDDASRLSPQEVDPIDEETQTATPTPTTAPKAAGRKKARSSRDPLVDTTPFGSEPAAASAEASAHEEDGDDAALFGALWPLGDVVKLDATVDRRVLRQQRDRLGDLGYEFAPLSQDWHLARV
- a CDS encoding STY4534 family ICE replication protein; amino-acid sequence: MTTSTDKSFFDLHITGLGYLNRIREVKPKKGDTFLACDIAALNGPSDDVAYVRFDTRVSGSEAQHLVRRCIQAVDAEKKVMIGFRLGDLWTDTFTYSKGKRAGEQGVSLKARLLFVSWIKVDGKLVYKAEPKPTDDRDERDVRDTDVPATSAEPQAAASEPAAEAADEATADAPALEVAESF
- a CDS encoding XF1762 family protein, with the translated sequence MPLSLRVANAFVLEHHRHHRPVQGGKFSLAVALTDGDAVPSRIVGVVIVGRPVARHLDDGWMLEVTRLCTDGTPNACSKLYAAADRAARALGYIRLITYTLPAEGGASLRAAGWRLVGQRGGGNWNRARRPRQDTPEALRMPKLLWEAP
- a CDS encoding DUF3085 domain-containing protein, coding for MTVRFKGTELRPVLAEAAANQCRVILVKDQGVYFMAERGESRPDGRRKTIAYAVGCNPDVDAFDDWWELTRAEFGGDDFGEFFDLQERVFARILHSEDDLEVSATATHLSMQPVSAAPAGH
- a CDS encoding GTPase is translated as MDTQAIRAQMPTLVRGHVPSNVRSFKFNIFDGQPKVSTLGFHIDPKPFEGKVIATTDEAIVVKTGRAEFAVLDRALVTDVPDEGAKVQVEPYARRRFDGLRADTPEESTEFTADGQPYTVKRLILGSAPAKLPIAEPQCPELQELIHQLEQLPAPDGFRRITHLLVDAGARDFTVFDPSPSNIIATPPAIGFTVASAKFQGRVTVLYERGLDTYAVELHRDGELVERVDEVFFDTLGQVLERLIDDGSWRLIRVQCLSGRKPVQH
- a CDS encoding ABC transporter substrate-binding protein, which codes for MSYSNNNPFVRGYDGLSVQRLLAISYNDDCPLTYLPLHPSQSNLPDSLVERRSCTFSDEFALITEDQAVPDELQAQCRSHGLARNVVYAVMAEEGGKPLHVGDTYSEEAAREVVQRLSFETGYYSRCWEISSAHLDAEAHRFLAEMADIATPTLFLFVAFRIPYSPAIGLKVIATPWTDENLRAVEGITAQRLMQEHRKKGMPESLVHVLHLAALADVRMLVFDADAPVLDGLPIYDE